One window of Bacillus sp. THAF10 genomic DNA carries:
- the miaA gene encoding tRNA (adenosine(37)-N6)-dimethylallyltransferase MiaA translates to MTEKQKLIVIIGPTAVGKTKTSIELAKTFHGEIISGDSMQIYKEMNIGTAKVTDEEMQGIPHYLIDIKEPTESYSVAEFQRDVREKIESIAQKGAIPIIVGGTGLYIQSVLYDYHFSDQGKDTRIRQELEKKAIDIGPDALYEELEKIDPVTAKQMHPNNTRRVVRALEVYYTTGKSPSEVQVSQQPDLLYDVALVGLTMDRELLYKRINLRVDLMLKEGLLEEVTSLYESGVRECQSIQAIGYKELYAFLDGKRSLEEAIEDLKQNSRRYAKRQLTWFRNKMDVTWFDMTEADEKEKLAEIFSYVAGKLQLEANK, encoded by the coding sequence TTGACAGAAAAACAAAAACTAATTGTCATCATCGGCCCAACAGCTGTAGGAAAGACCAAAACCAGCATTGAATTAGCCAAAACCTTTCATGGCGAAATTATTAGTGGTGATTCGATGCAAATCTATAAAGAAATGAATATAGGGACAGCTAAAGTGACTGATGAGGAGATGCAAGGAATTCCTCACTATCTTATTGACATTAAAGAGCCCACGGAGTCTTACTCTGTTGCTGAGTTTCAACGAGATGTCAGAGAAAAAATAGAATCGATTGCCCAAAAAGGTGCCATTCCCATTATCGTCGGGGGAACAGGTCTTTATATTCAGTCCGTTCTATATGATTATCACTTCTCAGATCAAGGGAAAGATACGAGAATCAGACAAGAACTCGAGAAAAAAGCAATTGATATCGGTCCAGATGCATTATATGAGGAACTAGAAAAAATTGATCCAGTAACGGCAAAGCAAATGCATCCTAATAATACACGTAGAGTTGTAAGGGCACTAGAGGTTTATTATACAACCGGGAAATCACCATCAGAGGTGCAAGTATCACAACAACCCGACCTTTTATACGATGTTGCACTAGTTGGCTTGACGATGGACAGAGAATTGTTGTATAAAAGAATAAACCTTAGAGTAGACCTCATGCTTAAAGAAGGCTTGCTGGAAGAAGTGACATCACTTTATGAAAGTGGCGTCAGAGAATGCCAATCTATTCAGGCAATAGGATACAAAGAGCTTTATGCCTTTTTAGACGGAAAGCGGTCATTGGAGGAAGCTATTGAGGACTTAAAACAAAACTCCAGAAGGTATGCAAAACGTCAACTTACTTGGTTTCGAAATAAAATGGATGTTACCTGGTTTGATATGACAGAGGCAGATGAGAAAGAAAAGTTAGCAGAAATTTTCTCATATGTTGCAGGAAAGCTTCAACTTGAAGCGAATAAGTAA
- a CDS encoding glycine C-acetyltransferase, which translates to MKGFEYLQEELDQMKEQGTFRKLIPLESDQGSKVVINGKEVIQLSSNNYLGLTSHPRLRRAALEAVEKYGAGTGSVRTIAGTFSMHEELEEKLAKFKHTEAALVFQSGFTTNQGVLSAILSPEDVVISDALNHASIIDGIRLTKAARKVYKHVDMEDLERALKESGDYRKRLIVTDGVFSMDGNIAPLDKIVELAEKYDALVMVDDAHASGVLGENGRGTVNHFGLDGRVHIQVGTLSKAIGVLGGYVASSRSLIDYLIHKGRPFLFSTSHPPAVTAACDEAIQVLLEEPELIETLWDNAKFFKKGLEELGFNTGESQTPVTPVIVGDEALSHKFSDKLLEYGVFAQGIAFPTVAKGLARVRTIVTAQHSKEELQEALDIFEKAGKELGIIQ; encoded by the coding sequence ATGAAAGGTTTTGAATACTTACAAGAAGAATTAGATCAAATGAAAGAGCAAGGTACATTTAGAAAGCTTATTCCACTTGAATCTGATCAAGGTTCTAAGGTTGTCATTAATGGGAAAGAAGTTATTCAGCTTTCCTCTAACAACTATTTAGGATTAACTTCTCACCCACGCCTTCGCAGGGCAGCATTAGAAGCTGTTGAAAAATACGGAGCGGGAACTGGTTCTGTTCGTACGATTGCTGGAACCTTCTCTATGCATGAGGAATTAGAAGAAAAGCTAGCTAAGTTCAAGCACACAGAAGCAGCACTAGTATTTCAATCTGGTTTTACAACGAACCAAGGAGTACTTTCAGCGATTCTTTCTCCTGAGGATGTTGTCATTTCCGATGCCTTAAATCATGCTTCTATTATTGATGGTATTCGTTTAACGAAAGCTGCGAGAAAAGTGTACAAGCATGTGGACATGGAAGACTTAGAACGCGCATTAAAAGAGTCTGGAGATTACCGCAAACGCCTAATTGTAACGGATGGAGTATTTTCTATGGATGGTAACATTGCTCCTCTTGATAAAATTGTCGAGCTTGCAGAAAAGTATGATGCGCTTGTGATGGTCGACGATGCCCATGCTTCTGGTGTGTTAGGGGAAAACGGCCGAGGTACCGTAAATCACTTTGGTCTTGACGGTCGTGTTCACATTCAAGTAGGTACCTTAAGTAAAGCAATTGGTGTTCTCGGAGGCTATGTAGCAAGCTCCCGTTCCTTAATTGACTACCTTATTCATAAAGGTCGTCCGTTCTTATTCAGTACTTCTCATCCGCCAGCAGTAACAGCGGCTTGTGATGAGGCGATTCAAGTTCTTCTTGAAGAACCAGAATTAATTGAAACACTTTGGGATAATGCAAAGTTCTTTAAGAAAGGTCTAGAGGAACTAGGCTTTAATACTGGTGAAAGCCAAACTCCAGTAACACCTGTTATCGTAGGAGACGAGGCTCTTTCTCATAAATTCTCTGACAAGCTACTAGAATATGGAGTATTTGCACAAGGTATTGCATTCCCAACCGTTGCAAAAGGCTTAGCACGTGTTCGTACAATTGTAACAGCACAACATTCTAAAGAAGAGCTACAAGAAGCGCTAGACATTTTTGAAAAAGCCGGAAAAGAACTAGGAATTATTCAATAA
- a CDS encoding RicAFT regulatory complex protein RicA family protein, with translation MANYTREEIVSRAKELATMIASTEEVEFFKRAEAQINENQKVKEMVASVKSLQKQAVNFQHYGKTEALKKTEEKLDNILKELDEIPIVQEFKASQSDVNDLLQLVSSYITKTVTDEIIVSTGGDVLRGETGSYVSNTKYGGSCSS, from the coding sequence ATGGCTAATTATACAAGAGAAGAGATTGTGTCAAGAGCAAAAGAGCTCGCGACAATGATTGCAAGTACAGAAGAGGTAGAATTCTTCAAGCGTGCAGAAGCACAAATCAATGAAAATCAAAAGGTAAAAGAAATGGTGGCAAGTGTAAAGAGTTTGCAAAAGCAAGCAGTAAACTTCCAGCATTACGGAAAAACGGAAGCGTTGAAAAAGACAGAAGAGAAGCTAGATAACATTCTTAAAGAATTGGACGAGATTCCGATTGTACAAGAATTTAAAGCTTCCCAAAGTGACGTAAACGATCTTCTGCAACTTGTTTCTTCATATATTACGAAAACAGTTACAGATGAAATTATTGTTTCTACCGGCGGCGATGTTCTCCGTGGGGAAACAGGGTCTTATGTTTCCAATACAAAATATGGCGGAAGTTGCTCTTCTTAA
- the miaB gene encoding tRNA (N6-isopentenyl adenosine(37)-C2)-methylthiotransferase MiaB encodes MNEKQKVQNAQVATGNPADKKSEKDYSQYFQSVYTPPSLKDAKKRGKEDVAYQDFAIPEEFRGLGNGKKFYIRTYGCQMNEHDTEVMAGIFLSLGYEITDNVQETDVVLLNTCAIRENAENKVFGELGHLKTLKKSNPNLLIGVCGCMSQEESVVNKILKTYNQVDMIFGTHNIHRLPHILKEAYMSKEMVIEVWSKEGDVIENLPKNRKGQIKAWVNIMYGCDKFCTYCIVPYTRGKERSRRPEDIIQEVRHLAAQGYKEITLLGQNVNAYGKDFEDITYGLGDLMDEISKIDIPRIRFTTSHPRDFDDRLVEVLAKGGNLLDHIHLPVQSGSSEILKLMARKYDRERYLELVGKIKAAMPNATLTTDIIVGFPNETEEQFEETLSLYREVEYDTAYTFIYSPREGTPAAKMEDNVPMEVKKERLQRLNAVVNEISAKKLKEYEGKVVEVLVEGESKKNSDVLAGYTEKSKLVNFRAPKSVIGKIVKVKVIKAKTWTLDGELAEEVAEEAVEV; translated from the coding sequence ATGAACGAGAAACAAAAAGTACAAAACGCACAAGTAGCAACTGGAAATCCAGCGGACAAAAAATCCGAAAAGGATTACAGCCAATACTTTCAATCAGTATATACTCCTCCATCCTTAAAGGATGCAAAAAAACGCGGCAAAGAGGATGTTGCGTATCAAGACTTTGCAATTCCTGAAGAATTTAGAGGTCTTGGTAATGGGAAGAAGTTTTACATTCGTACCTATGGCTGTCAAATGAACGAGCATGACACAGAAGTAATGGCAGGTATCTTTTTAAGCTTAGGTTATGAGATTACAGATAACGTACAGGAGACCGATGTTGTTCTATTAAATACCTGTGCAATCAGAGAAAATGCTGAAAATAAGGTTTTTGGTGAGCTAGGTCATTTGAAAACATTAAAAAAATCAAATCCAAATCTGCTCATCGGCGTATGCGGTTGTATGTCTCAAGAGGAATCAGTTGTCAATAAAATCTTAAAAACGTACAATCAAGTGGATATGATCTTTGGTACCCATAACATTCATCGTCTTCCTCATATTCTTAAAGAGGCTTATATGTCAAAAGAGATGGTTATTGAGGTTTGGTCCAAAGAAGGGGATGTTATTGAAAACCTTCCTAAAAATCGTAAAGGTCAAATTAAGGCATGGGTTAACATTATGTATGGCTGTGATAAGTTCTGTACGTACTGTATTGTGCCTTATACACGTGGGAAAGAGCGTTCAAGACGTCCAGAGGATATTATTCAAGAAGTACGTCACCTTGCCGCCCAAGGGTATAAGGAAATCACCTTACTAGGACAAAATGTAAATGCGTATGGAAAAGACTTCGAGGATATAACATATGGCCTTGGTGACTTAATGGATGAAATTAGCAAGATTGATATCCCTCGTATTCGCTTTACAACTAGTCACCCGAGAGATTTTGATGATCGACTTGTAGAGGTCCTTGCAAAGGGTGGTAACCTGCTTGATCATATTCATCTTCCTGTTCAGTCAGGAAGCTCGGAAATATTAAAGCTTATGGCGAGAAAATATGACAGAGAGCGTTATCTCGAGTTAGTAGGGAAAATTAAGGCTGCGATGCCAAACGCAACGTTAACCACCGACATCATTGTTGGATTCCCAAATGAAACAGAGGAACAGTTCGAGGAAACGTTATCTCTTTATCGTGAAGTAGAATATGATACGGCCTATACGTTTATCTACTCTCCTCGTGAAGGTACGCCTGCAGCGAAAATGGAAGACAATGTTCCTATGGAAGTGAAAAAGGAACGCTTGCAGCGCCTAAATGCAGTTGTTAACGAAATTTCAGCGAAAAAACTGAAAGAATACGAAGGCAAGGTAGTTGAGGTGCTAGTAGAAGGGGAAAGTAAAAAGAACTCAGATGTATTAGCAGGGTACACAGAAAAAAGTAAACTAGTTAACTTTAGAGCACCAAAATCTGTTATTGGCAAGATTGTTAAAGTAAAAGTGATTAAGGCTAAAACGTGGACTCTAGACGGCGAATTGGCTGAAGAAGTTGCAGAAGAAGCAGTGGAGGTATAA
- the mutL gene encoding DNA mismatch repair endonuclease MutL — protein MGKIVQLDESLANKIAAGEVVERPASVVKELVENAIDANSTIIEIELEEAGLTKIRVLDNGDGIEAEDCLTAFLRHATSKIKNENDLFRIRTLGFRGEALPSIASVSIFEMTTCTGSSPGSYLRFKGGILESQEASSSRKGTDIVVQHLFFNTPARLKYMKTIHTELGNISDLVNRLALAHPSISFRLSHNGKRMLATNGRGDHLHVLASIYGMNVAKKMIPIQLSSLDFEVSGYLAMPEITRASKNYLSTIINGRYIKNYTVMKAIQEGYHTLLPIGRYPIAFLEVKMDPLLVDVNVHPAKLEVRLSKEDELYQLIAEGVKEAFGKRTLIPTNDHLSQTQKVDERKPEQPSFAFERKLHQDSFTAAEMKSSYPSLEKEQSEAVSLLEKPFEKHTNMMQHEGQPDDSDIEFEVGLDDIIVEEHIQQGNSRIPELYPIGQMHGTYILAQNEQGLYLIDQHAAQERINYEFYVKKLGVVERTVQDLIVPITIECSLEEYLFLEENKSVFEEIGIFLEEFGHQTFVIKSHPVWFPKGKEQETIDEIIQHVKEKRKVNLSQLREEVAIMMSCKAAIKANHHLRQDEIMALLQTLRMSENPFTCPHGRPILIHFTTYEMEKMFKRVM, from the coding sequence ATGGGGAAGATAGTGCAATTGGATGAGAGCTTAGCCAATAAAATTGCCGCTGGTGAAGTAGTAGAGCGACCTGCATCTGTTGTGAAAGAGCTTGTGGAGAATGCAATAGATGCAAATTCCACAATCATTGAAATAGAACTCGAAGAAGCCGGATTAACGAAGATACGGGTACTTGATAATGGAGATGGAATTGAAGCAGAGGATTGCTTAACAGCCTTTTTGCGGCATGCTACAAGCAAAATAAAAAATGAAAATGATTTATTCCGTATCCGCACGCTTGGCTTCAGAGGCGAAGCACTTCCAAGTATTGCGTCGGTTTCCATTTTCGAAATGACCACATGTACAGGGTCTTCTCCTGGCTCATATTTACGTTTTAAAGGTGGTATTCTAGAAAGCCAGGAAGCTTCTAGCAGTCGAAAGGGAACAGATATTGTCGTGCAGCATTTATTTTTCAATACCCCTGCACGCTTAAAATATATGAAGACCATTCATACGGAACTAGGAAATATTTCTGATTTGGTGAACCGCTTAGCACTTGCTCACCCTTCTATTTCCTTTCGTCTCAGCCATAATGGCAAAAGAATGCTTGCTACAAATGGAAGAGGCGATCATTTGCATGTGCTTGCCTCAATTTACGGCATGAATGTGGCGAAAAAGATGATTCCGATTCAACTCTCCTCCCTAGACTTTGAGGTAAGTGGATATCTTGCAATGCCAGAAATAACTAGAGCTTCCAAAAACTATCTATCTACTATTATTAATGGGAGATATATAAAAAACTACACGGTTATGAAGGCGATACAAGAAGGCTATCATACCCTGCTTCCAATCGGTAGATATCCTATTGCTTTTTTGGAAGTGAAAATGGACCCGTTGCTTGTGGATGTAAATGTCCATCCTGCAAAGCTTGAAGTAAGATTAAGCAAGGAGGATGAACTATATCAACTTATTGCCGAAGGTGTAAAGGAGGCGTTTGGCAAAAGAACGCTGATTCCTACAAATGATCATCTATCACAAACGCAGAAAGTGGATGAGCGAAAACCTGAGCAACCATCCTTTGCATTTGAGCGTAAACTTCATCAGGATTCTTTCACTGCTGCTGAGATGAAATCGTCCTACCCTTCACTTGAAAAAGAACAAAGTGAGGCAGTTTCCCTATTGGAGAAACCTTTTGAGAAGCATACAAACATGATGCAGCATGAAGGCCAACCTGATGATTCTGATATCGAATTTGAAGTTGGGCTGGATGATATCATTGTAGAGGAACATATCCAACAAGGGAATTCACGTATTCCTGAGCTTTACCCTATCGGCCAAATGCATGGGACGTATATTCTTGCACAAAATGAGCAGGGGTTATATTTAATCGATCAACATGCCGCACAAGAGCGGATAAATTATGAGTTTTATGTGAAAAAGCTTGGAGTGGTAGAAAGAACGGTACAAGATCTTATCGTTCCAATAACCATCGAATGTAGCTTAGAGGAGTATTTGTTCTTAGAAGAGAATAAATCTGTTTTTGAAGAAATAGGTATCTTCCTAGAAGAGTTCGGGCATCAAACGTTTGTGATAAAATCACACCCTGTATGGTTTCCAAAAGGCAAAGAACAAGAAACAATCGATGAAATCATTCAACATGTAAAAGAAAAAAGGAAAGTAAACTTGTCGCAGCTAAGAGAAGAAGTAGCCATTATGATGAGCTGTAAGGCTGCCATTAAAGCGAATCATCATTTAAGGCAAGATGAAATAATGGCACTTCTTCAGACCCTTAGAATGTCAGAAAATCCATTTACTTGTCCGCATGGGAGACCAATTCTTATTCATTTTACTACCTATGAGATGGAAAAAATGTTTAAAAGGGTGATGTAA
- a CDS encoding outer spore coat protein CotE translates to MAEYREIITRAVTGKGRKFTQSKHTISPEHRPTSILGCWVINHKYDAKKVDDTVEVKGSYDINVWYSHSDNTKTEVVTETVSYKDVVKLRYKDENSTGDDHEVIARVLQQPNCLEANIAGNESRVDVQVEREFLTEIIGETKITVEVHPDSLADDGDWDVEEDEFEDLNPDFIVDGYEE, encoded by the coding sequence ATGGCGGAATACAGAGAAATTATCACGAGAGCAGTAACCGGTAAAGGTAGAAAATTTACACAGTCCAAACATACGATTAGTCCCGAACATCGTCCTACAAGCATTCTAGGATGCTGGGTCATTAACCATAAGTACGATGCGAAAAAAGTGGACGATACGGTAGAAGTGAAGGGGTCTTATGATATTAACGTATGGTACTCCCATAGCGATAATACCAAGACTGAGGTTGTTACAGAAACAGTTTCTTATAAGGATGTTGTAAAATTACGGTATAAGGATGAAAACAGTACCGGCGACGATCATGAAGTGATTGCAAGAGTACTACAGCAACCAAATTGCTTAGAAGCAAATATTGCTGGTAACGAATCAAGAGTGGATGTGCAAGTGGAGCGCGAATTCTTAACCGAAATTATTGGTGAAACAAAAATTACGGTAGAAGTACATCCGGATTCCTTAGCAGACGATGGGGATTGGGATGTCGAAGAGGATGAATTTGAGGATTTAAATCCTGATTTTATTGTAGATGGATACGAAGAATAA
- the hfq gene encoding RNA chaperone Hfq, with the protein MKQTINIQDQVLNQLRKDGTSVTVFLLNGFQLRGLIKGFDNFTVLLETEGKQQLIYKHAISTFSPSKNVQIETEA; encoded by the coding sequence ATGAAGCAAACAATCAACATCCAAGATCAGGTGCTAAATCAATTAAGAAAAGATGGTACTAGTGTGACAGTATTTCTGCTAAATGGATTTCAATTGCGTGGCTTGATAAAAGGGTTTGATAACTTTACTGTACTTCTTGAAACAGAAGGGAAGCAACAGTTGATTTATAAACATGCTATCTCTACTTTTTCTCCATCAAAAAATGTTCAAATTGAAACGGAAGCCTAA
- the mutS gene encoding DNA mismatch repair protein MutS, producing the protein MASYTPMIQQYLRVKADYQDAFLFFRLGDFYEMFFDDALSASQELEITLTSRDGGGKERIPMCGVPYHSAQAYIEQLVNRGYKVAICEQVEDPKHTKGVVKREVVQLITPGTVMDAKNLTDKQNNFLTTLSYFEDDTYGLAYADLTTGEVHTTVLSGVHQQIVNEVYSIGSKEMVIAEEFPAALLQLVRERMVVTTSYENETSIPHEYQDLVKGLEQEKLLFTVGRLLHYLKRTQKRSLDHLQPARFYELESAMKIDLFSKRNLELTETIRSKGKKGSLLWLLDQTVTAMGGRMLKQWVDRPLVNRSEIELRHSFVETLMNEYFIRQDIREHLKEVYDLERLAGRVAFGNVNARDLVQLRKSLTQIPALKELVKKLPVEIAQINDKLDECTELTDLLHDSLIEQPPISVKEGNMMKDGFHEELDKYRDARKNGKTWIAELEKKEREFTGIRSLKIGYNRIFGYYIEVTKANISALPEGRYERKQTLANAERYITEELKEKETLILEAEEKIVALEYELFLKLREEVKAFIPRLQKLAKAVSELDVLQCFATISEDRHYTRPLFNDERKIYITEGRHPVVEKVMDSNEYVPNDTWMDKEKEMLLITGPNMSGKSTYMRQVALTAILAQIGCFVPAKEASLPIFDQIFTRIGAADDLVSGQSTFMVEMLEARNAIVYATQNSLILFDEIGRGTSTYDGMALAQALIEYIHDKIGAKTLFSTHYHELTSLAEDLSKLKNIHVSVVEQNGKVVFLHKMKDGPADKSYGIHVAELADLPEELIKRAQVILHNLENDAQESPTPVPSTIKEKDDDALTQLSFFETTDKKSGSEKRSSSESLVLEKLKSMELLETTPLEAMNVLYELQKKLKTKK; encoded by the coding sequence ATGGCTTCTTACACGCCGATGATACAGCAATATTTACGAGTAAAGGCAGATTACCAGGATGCCTTTTTGTTTTTTCGCCTTGGTGATTTTTACGAGATGTTTTTTGACGATGCCCTATCTGCATCGCAGGAATTAGAAATAACATTAACAAGCCGTGATGGTGGTGGAAAAGAGAGAATTCCAATGTGCGGCGTTCCATACCATTCGGCACAAGCATACATAGAGCAACTGGTTAATAGAGGCTACAAGGTGGCTATTTGTGAACAAGTAGAGGATCCTAAACATACCAAAGGAGTAGTAAAGCGGGAAGTGGTTCAGCTTATTACACCAGGAACCGTTATGGACGCAAAAAACCTTACCGACAAACAGAATAATTTTCTTACCACCTTATCATATTTTGAAGATGATACATATGGCCTTGCTTATGCTGACCTTACTACGGGAGAAGTACACACAACTGTTTTGTCTGGTGTTCATCAGCAGATTGTTAATGAAGTATACTCCATTGGGTCAAAAGAAATGGTCATTGCTGAAGAATTCCCAGCCGCACTGTTGCAACTAGTTCGTGAAAGAATGGTTGTCACTACTTCTTATGAAAATGAGACAAGCATACCTCACGAATATCAGGATCTTGTCAAAGGCCTGGAACAAGAAAAGCTTCTTTTCACTGTGGGACGTCTCTTGCACTACTTAAAGCGTACGCAAAAACGCAGCCTTGACCACCTGCAGCCTGCTCGTTTTTATGAGCTGGAAAGTGCCATGAAAATAGACCTTTTTTCTAAACGAAACTTGGAACTAACAGAAACAATTCGCTCAAAAGGCAAAAAAGGATCTTTACTATGGCTATTGGATCAAACCGTTACCGCTATGGGCGGAAGGATGCTGAAACAGTGGGTGGACAGGCCCCTTGTAAATCGTTCAGAAATTGAACTAAGGCACTCGTTTGTAGAAACGCTTATGAATGAATATTTTATAAGGCAGGATATACGGGAGCATTTAAAGGAAGTATATGACCTTGAAAGACTAGCAGGAAGAGTGGCATTTGGTAATGTGAATGCAAGAGACTTGGTTCAGCTTAGAAAATCACTAACGCAAATTCCTGCATTAAAAGAGTTGGTGAAGAAATTACCTGTTGAGATTGCACAAATCAATGACAAGTTAGATGAATGCACTGAACTCACAGATTTACTTCATGATAGCTTAATAGAGCAGCCTCCTATTTCCGTAAAAGAAGGGAATATGATGAAGGATGGATTCCATGAGGAGCTTGATAAGTACCGTGATGCGAGAAAGAATGGAAAGACATGGATTGCAGAATTAGAGAAAAAGGAACGAGAATTCACAGGAATTCGATCGTTAAAGATAGGCTATAACCGAATTTTTGGCTACTATATTGAAGTAACAAAAGCAAACATTTCCGCTCTTCCAGAGGGAAGGTATGAACGAAAACAAACACTTGCCAATGCGGAGCGTTATATTACCGAAGAATTAAAGGAAAAAGAAACGCTAATTTTGGAAGCAGAAGAAAAGATTGTTGCCCTTGAATATGAACTGTTTCTTAAGCTTAGAGAAGAGGTAAAAGCATTTATTCCTCGCCTACAAAAGCTAGCCAAAGCGGTAAGCGAGCTGGATGTCCTACAATGCTTTGCAACAATTAGCGAAGACAGACATTATACTAGACCGTTGTTCAACGATGAAAGAAAAATTTATATAACAGAAGGCCGTCATCCTGTTGTGGAAAAAGTAATGGATTCAAATGAATATGTTCCCAATGATACGTGGATGGACAAGGAAAAAGAGATGCTATTAATTACTGGGCCAAATATGTCCGGTAAAAGTACGTATATGCGCCAAGTCGCTCTAACTGCTATCCTAGCTCAGATTGGCTGTTTTGTACCTGCTAAAGAAGCAAGTCTTCCGATATTCGATCAAATATTCACGAGAATTGGAGCAGCAGATGATCTCGTCTCAGGTCAAAGTACGTTTATGGTCGAAATGCTCGAAGCGAGAAATGCCATCGTATATGCAACACAAAACAGCCTTATTCTATTTGATGAAATAGGCCGAGGTACTTCTACGTATGATGGAATGGCTCTTGCACAAGCGTTGATTGAATACATTCACGACAAAATTGGCGCCAAGACATTGTTCTCCACACACTACCATGAGTTAACTTCACTAGCAGAGGATTTAAGTAAGCTGAAAAATATTCATGTAAGTGTGGTGGAACAAAACGGCAAGGTTGTCTTTCTTCATAAGATGAAGGATGGGCCTGCAGATAAAAGTTATGGTATTCATGTTGCAGAGCTTGCAGATTTACCAGAAGAATTAATAAAAAGAGCACAAGTTATTTTGCATAATTTGGAAAATGATGCGCAGGAAAGTCCTACACCGGTTCCGTCTACGATAAAAGAAAAGGATGACGATGCATTAACGCAACTCTCATTTTTTGAAACAACAGATAAGAAAAGTGGAAGTGAGAAACGATCTTCATCTGAAAGTCTAGTACTTGAGAAATTAAAATCGATGGAGTTACTAGAAACCACTCCACTGGAAGCGATGAATGTGCTGTATGAATTACAAAAGAAGTTAAAAACGAAGAAATAG